Proteins encoded in a region of the Scyliorhinus torazame isolate Kashiwa2021f chromosome 1, sScyTor2.1, whole genome shotgun sequence genome:
- the LOC140391523 gene encoding uncharacterized protein, translating into MLRALLLLNLLQLPWALPALTQRGSPTSSFPPEDEELLYRFLSGGSSLEMELREEPWERGSNKRMGRRETVAGLRHAHCTRSSESWSTAASHSPASLPRHVLYRVTVTTASTEPPWKVFPLWHLMVFMRRFYMCCKLGYPCKRIKGYQGRLIGHNERKMEFFLRPEYLNLDVLRAQLHVHIANPDRVVLEAEIRAKRQGITVSKTTRNATWHKHGESELAFDTLFLFKMMKEAHFMDGGGTTEFTLILKCSEDNNPLSCSEHGVSVLRAPFMAIGYI; encoded by the exons atGCTTCGAGCCTTGTTGCTACTGAACCTGTTGCAGCTTCCCTGGGCCCTGCCTGCCCTTACCCAGCGGGGGAGCCCCACCAGCTCCTTCCCTCCGGAGGACGAGGAGCTGCTCTACCGTTTCCTCAGCGGCGGCAGCAGCCTGGAGATGGAGCTGAGGGAAGAGCCCTGGGAGAGGGGCAGCAACAAGCGGATGGGCAGGAGGGAGACCGTGGCGGGGCTGAGGCACGCTCACTGCACCAGATCGAGTGAGAGCTGGTCAACAGCAGCCAGCCACTCGCCAGCCTCACTCCCCAGGCATGTCCTGTACAGGGTGACTGTCACCACCGCCTCCACCGAGCCCCCCTGGAAGGTCTTCCCACTCTGGCACCTGATGGTCTTTATGAGACGTTTCTACATGTGTTGCAAACTGGGATACCCGTGTAAGAGGATAAAAGGTTACCAAGGGCGTTTAATTGGTC ATAATGAAAGGAAGATGGAGTTCTTCCTGAGGCCAGAGTATCTGAATCTGGATGTACTCCGAGCACAGCTGCACGTGCACATTGCCAACCCAGACAGGGTGGTGCTGGAGGCAGAGATCAGAGCAAAAAGGCAGGGCATCACTGTTAGCAAAACCACAAG AAACGCCACCTGGCACAAGCATGGAGAGTCCGAGCTGGCCTTCGATACTCTGTTCCTGTTCAAGATGATGAAGGAGGCACATTTCATGGACGGTGGTGGGACCACTGAGTTCACCCTGATACTGAAATGCTCAGAGGACAATAATCCTCTGTCGTGCAGTGAGCACGGGGTCAGTGTATTACGTGCACCTTTCATGGCCATTGGTTACATTTAA